One Helianthus annuus cultivar XRQ/B chromosome 7, HanXRQr2.0-SUNRISE, whole genome shotgun sequence genomic region harbors:
- the LOC118480423 gene encoding extensin-3-like, giving the protein MRSLGVLRHRPQHVYAFVFLLVATLVIADKPYGYEPQHSYGSKWPQPLKHNFPKSPYVYNSPPTVKHTWQHLPYLHKSPHSYIYKSPPPPSHSPPLSYVYKSPPLPAHSPPPSYMYKSPPPPSPSPPPPYVYKSPPPLSPSPPPPYGYKSPPPPSPSPPPPYVYKSPPPPSLASLAILNNNFTTCYMYYNNVDYCYKKVVSKTF; this is encoded by the coding sequence ATGAGAAGTCTTGGGGTGTTGAGGCATAGGCCTCAGCATGTATAtgcttttgttttcttgttggtTGCTACTCTTGTCATTGCTGACAAACCTTATGGTTATGAACCTCAACACTCTTATGGTTCGAAATGGCCACAACCGTTGAAACATAATTTTCCCAAGTCGCCTTATGTTTACAACTCTCCACCGACGGTGAAGCACACATGGCAGCATCTACCTTATCTTCATAAATCTCCTCATTCGTATATCTACAagtctccaccaccaccatcgcatTCACCACCGCTGTCCTATGTGTATAAGTCTCCACCGCTACCAGCACATTCACCACCACCTTCGTACATGTATAAGTCTCCACCACCGCCATCACCGTCACCACCACCTCCGTATGTGTACAAGTCTCCACCCCCTCTATCGCCATCCCCACCACCTCCGTATGGCTACAagtctccaccaccaccatcaccttccCCACCACCTCCGTATGTCTATAAGTCTCCACCACCGCCATCCCTTGCATCCCTtgctattttaaataataattttacAACCTGTTATATGTATTATAATAATGTAGACTATTGCTATAAAAAGGTTGTAAGCAAAACATTTTAA